One stretch of Chitinophaga pendula DNA includes these proteins:
- a CDS encoding SusC/RagA family TonB-linked outer membrane protein, giving the protein MPRLSTRSVGSCASLLLIVLPLCPLQAAMFSDYTTVPYAAKRLTNDSTQLQQWLLRFSKEKKIHFIYDPALLKGKYVSNVRASSLAEVTQQLQQAGLRLVQTGTHQYVIQPVVVPATSVPAGRANLAMEPAAAVVADKVVKGVVKDQLGTPLPGVSVKVSGRPQGVITDVNGQFQLSIPEGASLEFSFIGYQQQTVTVGAQTELTVVLAASSSSLNEVLVVGYGAQKKVDVIGSVSQLSATQLNNRPVTQVSNALTGQMPGVTVIQRSGRPGNSGGAINVRGVGSFGAASGALILVDGIPTSSFNDIDPNDIETISVLKDASSAAIYGARAANGVILVTTKSGKEGKTKVSYNGYVGIQRATAYPKFVNSWDYAQLYNEATNSTAYTPADIQKFRDGSDRDNFPNTDFIKSVFSRSGVQTGHNLSLSGGGKTNQYVLSLGYLSQDGIVVKNNYSRYNLRFNMTSQINDKLKLTTRLAGISTVTNEPAPPATLDFNDMVSIIGQSVRYPAIYADKLSNGYYGVGVVQKGTPVSWLESESFYKERRMDLNANLRLDWQVISDLKLSLIGGYNQVNFNNKRFLATQRVNANILLGPNQLNQNNNTTYYKTVQALAEYNKHVGRHQVGVLAGYSLESSRLETLAASRDKLPGNSLTELGVGAEDNQKANGGANEWGLQSVFGRVRYNYDSRYLLEAVARFDGSSRFPTSRKYAFFPSVAVGWRISQENFMKDHVSWVNELKLKASIGTLGNQNITNSNGQEYYPYQNTLVSGSAYSYPFGGVITSGAARTTLTDSTLQWESTRTTDVGIEGSLFKSKLNFGVTYFDRYTYDILYSPSASVSAVLGYQLSPQNTGRLKNTGWEFSLGYNDHVGDLTYRLGGNLSIINNKVLDLGVGNIRQLNGMVGNGSNLFIGYPMSMYYGYVSDGLFTNADDVKNWADQRAVTPNAKPGDIRYRDISGPDGKPDGKVDATYDRVFLGSSIPKYTFGLNLGADYKGFDISVLLQGVTGVKGYLDNTAGWAFYNTASVQQWQMDERWTAANPDRNAGYPRLELIPNSGTPNTVVSSFWAINGSYLRVKNVQLGYGLPKALLQRMRIESLRFYVSGENLYTWSRYRKGWDPEINTSGAYYPILANYTFGVNVKF; this is encoded by the coding sequence ATGCCACGATTATCAACCAGATCTGTGGGTAGTTGCGCGAGCTTGCTACTCATTGTACTACCGCTATGTCCTTTACAGGCGGCCATGTTTTCCGACTATACGACTGTTCCGTATGCAGCAAAGCGCTTAACGAATGACAGTACGCAATTGCAGCAATGGTTGCTGCGATTCAGTAAAGAAAAGAAGATTCATTTCATTTATGACCCGGCGTTGCTGAAGGGTAAGTATGTCAGCAATGTGCGAGCGAGTAGCCTGGCGGAGGTGACGCAGCAGTTGCAGCAAGCCGGTTTGCGATTGGTGCAGACGGGTACGCATCAGTATGTGATACAGCCGGTGGTTGTGCCGGCGACTTCGGTGCCGGCGGGCCGTGCTAACCTAGCTATGGAGCCGGCGGCGGCGGTTGTGGCGGACAAGGTGGTGAAGGGTGTGGTGAAGGACCAGTTAGGGACGCCACTGCCCGGGGTGTCGGTGAAGGTGAGCGGGCGGCCGCAGGGGGTGATCACGGATGTGAACGGACAGTTCCAGTTGTCGATACCAGAGGGGGCGAGCCTGGAGTTCAGCTTTATCGGATACCAGCAGCAGACGGTGACGGTAGGGGCACAGACGGAGCTGACGGTGGTATTGGCGGCGTCGAGCAGCAGCCTGAATGAGGTGTTGGTGGTGGGGTATGGAGCGCAGAAGAAGGTGGATGTGATCGGATCGGTGTCGCAGTTGTCTGCTACGCAGCTCAACAACCGGCCGGTGACGCAGGTATCGAATGCGTTGACGGGTCAGATGCCCGGTGTGACGGTGATACAGCGATCCGGGCGGCCAGGTAATTCCGGCGGCGCTATCAATGTACGAGGGGTAGGGTCTTTTGGTGCTGCTTCAGGAGCGTTGATACTAGTAGACGGGATACCTACCAGTTCCTTTAACGATATTGATCCTAACGATATAGAGACTATTTCGGTGTTGAAGGACGCATCTTCCGCCGCGATATACGGGGCGAGAGCTGCTAACGGGGTGATATTAGTGACTACGAAATCGGGTAAGGAAGGGAAGACGAAGGTGTCGTATAACGGGTATGTCGGTATCCAGCGGGCGACGGCTTATCCGAAGTTTGTGAATTCCTGGGATTATGCGCAATTGTATAACGAGGCAACTAACAGTACGGCCTATACGCCCGCAGACATTCAGAAATTCAGGGATGGCAGTGACCGGGATAACTTTCCGAATACGGATTTTATTAAGTCGGTGTTTTCACGCAGTGGTGTGCAGACGGGGCATAATCTATCGCTTAGTGGTGGCGGAAAGACGAATCAGTACGTATTATCGTTGGGCTACCTGAGCCAGGACGGTATTGTGGTAAAGAATAACTATTCGCGTTACAATCTGCGATTCAATATGACGAGCCAGATCAACGATAAGCTGAAGCTGACGACCCGGCTGGCCGGTATCAGTACGGTGACGAATGAGCCGGCGCCGCCTGCTACATTGGATTTCAATGATATGGTGAGTATTATCGGGCAGTCGGTTCGTTATCCGGCCATATATGCGGACAAGTTATCCAACGGCTATTATGGGGTAGGTGTGGTACAGAAAGGTACGCCGGTATCATGGCTGGAAAGCGAGTCGTTTTACAAGGAGCGGAGGATGGATCTGAATGCCAATTTGCGATTGGACTGGCAGGTGATCTCTGATCTAAAGTTGTCGTTGATAGGCGGTTATAACCAGGTGAACTTTAACAATAAACGTTTTCTGGCGACGCAGCGGGTGAATGCGAATATCCTGCTTGGGCCGAATCAGCTGAATCAGAATAACAATACTACTTATTACAAGACGGTGCAGGCGTTGGCGGAGTACAACAAACATGTGGGGCGTCACCAGGTGGGGGTGCTGGCGGGTTATTCGCTGGAGAGCAGCCGGCTGGAGACGTTGGCGGCATCGAGGGATAAGTTGCCCGGCAACAGTCTGACGGAGTTGGGTGTGGGTGCGGAAGACAACCAGAAGGCGAACGGTGGGGCGAATGAGTGGGGATTGCAGTCGGTGTTCGGGCGTGTGCGATATAACTACGACAGTCGCTATCTGCTGGAGGCGGTGGCGCGGTTTGACGGATCTTCGCGCTTTCCTACCAGCCGTAAGTATGCTTTCTTTCCCTCTGTGGCGGTAGGCTGGCGTATTTCGCAGGAAAATTTTATGAAGGACCATGTATCGTGGGTGAATGAGTTGAAGTTAAAGGCCTCTATTGGTACGTTGGGGAACCAGAATATCACGAACAGTAACGGGCAGGAATATTATCCCTATCAGAACACGCTGGTATCTGGATCGGCATATAGTTATCCTTTCGGCGGGGTGATCACTTCTGGGGCAGCGAGGACGACGCTGACGGACAGTACGCTGCAATGGGAATCTACCCGTACTACGGACGTGGGGATAGAAGGCAGTCTGTTCAAGAGTAAGCTGAATTTCGGGGTGACCTATTTTGATCGCTATACCTATGATATCTTATACAGTCCCAGTGCCAGTGTATCGGCGGTATTGGGGTACCAGTTGTCGCCGCAGAATACCGGTAGATTAAAGAACACCGGCTGGGAGTTTTCGCTCGGATATAATGATCATGTAGGGGATCTTACTTACCGGTTGGGCGGTAATCTATCTATTATCAACAACAAGGTGCTGGACCTGGGAGTGGGTAATATCCGGCAGTTAAATGGTATGGTGGGTAACGGGAGTAACCTGTTTATCGGTTATCCTATGAGTATGTACTATGGTTATGTGTCGGACGGATTGTTCACCAATGCGGACGATGTAAAGAACTGGGCGGATCAGCGGGCGGTGACGCCTAATGCGAAGCCAGGGGATATCCGTTATCGTGATATCAGCGGTCCGGATGGCAAGCCGGACGGGAAGGTGGATGCTACCTATGACCGGGTGTTCCTGGGTAGTTCTATTCCTAAGTACACATTTGGATTGAATCTGGGCGCTGACTATAAAGGATTTGACATCAGTGTGTTGTTGCAAGGGGTGACGGGTGTGAAGGGATACCTGGATAATACGGCAGGTTGGGCATTTTACAATACGGCATCGGTGCAGCAATGGCAGATGGATGAGCGGTGGACGGCTGCTAACCCGGACCGTAATGCCGGTTATCCGCGGCTGGAGCTGATCCCTAATTCGGGTACACCGAATACGGTGGTATCTTCTTTCTGGGCGATCAACGGATCTTATCTGCGGGTGAAGAATGTGCAGCTCGGGTATGGTTTGCCGAAGGCGCTGTTGCAACGTATGCGGATAGAGTCGCTGCGATTTTATGTAAGCGGAGAGAACCTGTATACGTGGAGTCGTTACCGTAAGGGCTGGGATCCGGAGATCAATACCAGCGGGGCTTATTACCCGATACTGGCTAATTATACTTTTGGTGTGAATGTGAAGTTCTAA
- a CDS encoding VIT1/CCC1 transporter family protein, whose translation MNHQEYHLKSSDFIRDVVIGMSDGLTVPFALAAGLSGAVASNSIVITAGIAEIVAGSIAMGLGGYLAGKTELEHYASEWRREHREVEEVPEQEMQEVKEVFAGYGIDEAGQQLIATALAKDKDKWVDFMMKFELGLEEPDKYRARDSALTIGLAYVVGGLLPLSSYFFTARPHDGLLLSVVVTTVCLFIFGYFKSKLTGQPPFTGALKVTAIGLIAAAAAFGIATAIG comes from the coding sequence ATGAATCACCAGGAGTATCATTTAAAGAGTTCGGATTTTATACGGGATGTGGTTATTGGTATGAGTGACGGGTTGACGGTTCCTTTTGCGTTGGCGGCGGGGTTGAGTGGGGCGGTGGCCAGTAATTCGATTGTTATTACGGCGGGGATAGCGGAGATTGTGGCGGGGAGTATTGCGATGGGGTTGGGTGGTTACCTGGCGGGTAAGACGGAGTTGGAGCATTATGCCAGCGAGTGGCGGCGGGAGCACCGGGAGGTGGAGGAGGTACCTGAGCAGGAGATGCAGGAGGTGAAGGAGGTCTTTGCCGGTTATGGGATCGATGAAGCCGGGCAGCAGCTGATCGCTACGGCGTTGGCGAAGGATAAGGACAAGTGGGTCGATTTTATGATGAAGTTCGAGTTAGGGTTGGAGGAGCCGGACAAGTACCGAGCGAGGGATTCTGCGTTGACGATCGGGCTGGCGTACGTGGTGGGGGGATTGTTGCCATTGTCCTCTTATTTCTTTACGGCGCGGCCGCATGACGGGTTGTTGTTGTCGGTGGTGGTGACGACGGTTTGTTTGTTCATTTTCGGGTATTTCAAGAGTAAGTTGACGGGGCAGCCGCCCTTTACGGGGGCGTTGAAGGTAACGGCGATCGGGTTGATTGCGGCGGCGGCGGCTTTTGGTATTGCGACGGCGATCGGGTAG
- a CDS encoding response regulator transcription factor: MQPPEINIIIADDHKMLVSGLIHILAEEEDYTVQETFSNGKDLLDFLHANPGKTDLVILDINMPALDGLTALPLLHTAFPLLKILVLSMYTSDEIIARVRKAGAKGFLYKGADAPVLIDTIKSILQGNYVFPKDKNTFQAELSDKAFIKLSLLSPREKEIARLIRDGLTTPMIAAKLFLSEYTVNTHRKNIIHKLELRSTAELIRFATEHNL; the protein is encoded by the coding sequence ATGCAGCCTCCTGAAATAAATATCATCATCGCCGACGACCATAAAATGCTCGTATCCGGACTCATACACATCCTCGCTGAAGAAGAGGACTATACCGTACAGGAAACATTCTCCAATGGCAAAGACCTCCTCGACTTCCTCCATGCCAACCCGGGCAAAACCGACCTCGTCATCCTCGATATCAATATGCCTGCCCTCGACGGCCTCACCGCCCTCCCACTCCTGCATACCGCCTTCCCCCTCCTCAAAATCCTCGTCCTCAGCATGTACACCTCCGACGAGATCATAGCGCGCGTCCGTAAAGCAGGCGCCAAAGGATTCCTCTACAAAGGCGCCGATGCCCCCGTACTCATCGATACCATCAAAAGCATCCTCCAGGGAAACTACGTATTCCCAAAAGATAAAAATACCTTCCAGGCAGAACTCTCCGATAAAGCATTCATCAAACTATCCCTCCTCTCCCCCAGGGAAAAAGAAATCGCACGCCTCATCCGAGACGGCCTCACCACCCCCATGATCGCCGCCAAACTATTCCTGTCTGAATATACCGTCAACACCCATCGCAAAAACATCATCCATAAACTCGAACTGAGATCAACCGCCGAACTTATCAGGTTCGCCACCGAACATAACCTCTGA
- a CDS encoding sulfatase family protein, which translates to MKRLRLKLRMTGIGICALLSISVYGQSAQRPNIVLIYADDLGFGDVSCYGAKRISTPNIDQLARQGVRFTNAHASSSTCTPSRYSMLTGEYAWRHAGTGIAPGNAALIIPQDRITLPGMLQRAGYQTAAIGKWHLGIGGPEGPDWNGELKPGPLEVGFNYAFLMPATADRVPCVFVEDHRVVNLDPADPITVSYKQPLGDAPTGRNNPELLKMKASHGHDQAIVNGVGRIGYMTGGKRALWVDEDLAKTFTDKAISFITQHRQQPFFVYLATHDIHVPRVPHSQFAGKSGMGPRGDAILQLDWTVGRIMETLQRLQLSDNTIVIFSSDNGPVVDDGYQDQAVELLGSHRPSGPLRGGKYSAFDAGTRIPMIVRWPGQVKKGTSGALLSQVDLLATLAKLTGQSLGQEDAPDSFDMLPAFLHQSEKGRNSLVAHAGVLSIIRGDWKYIPASKGPRKDNHVNIELGNDPAPQLYDLRKDLGEQRNVAATHPALVKELAAELDRIRTKGSERP; encoded by the coding sequence ATGAAGCGATTGCGATTAAAGCTGCGAATGACCGGTATAGGCATCTGTGCGCTGTTAAGTATTTCTGTATACGGGCAATCTGCGCAGCGGCCTAACATTGTGCTTATTTATGCGGATGACCTGGGATTTGGGGATGTGAGTTGTTATGGTGCGAAGCGGATTTCGACGCCTAATATTGACCAGCTGGCGCGGCAGGGGGTACGGTTTACGAATGCGCATGCTTCTTCGTCGACGTGTACGCCATCGCGGTATTCTATGTTGACGGGGGAGTATGCGTGGCGGCATGCGGGTACGGGTATTGCGCCCGGTAATGCGGCGTTGATCATTCCGCAGGACAGGATCACGCTGCCGGGGATGTTGCAGCGTGCTGGTTATCAGACGGCAGCTATCGGCAAGTGGCATTTAGGTATAGGTGGGCCGGAGGGGCCGGACTGGAATGGGGAGTTGAAGCCCGGGCCGCTGGAGGTAGGATTTAACTATGCGTTTCTGATGCCAGCTACTGCTGACCGGGTGCCCTGTGTGTTTGTGGAGGATCACCGGGTGGTAAACCTGGACCCGGCAGATCCTATTACGGTAAGTTATAAGCAGCCGCTCGGGGATGCGCCTACGGGGCGTAATAATCCGGAGTTGCTGAAGATGAAAGCCTCTCACGGTCATGACCAGGCGATTGTGAACGGCGTGGGGCGTATTGGTTATATGACCGGTGGGAAGCGGGCGTTGTGGGTGGATGAGGACCTGGCTAAGACATTTACGGATAAGGCGATCTCCTTTATAACGCAGCACCGGCAGCAGCCCTTTTTTGTGTACCTGGCGACGCATGATATACACGTGCCGCGGGTGCCGCATTCGCAGTTTGCGGGTAAGAGCGGTATGGGGCCACGCGGGGATGCCATTTTGCAGCTGGACTGGACGGTAGGCCGGATTATGGAGACGCTGCAGCGATTGCAGCTGTCGGATAATACGATTGTGATCTTCAGCAGTGATAACGGGCCGGTGGTGGATGACGGTTACCAGGACCAGGCGGTGGAGTTGTTGGGAAGTCACCGGCCGAGCGGGCCATTGCGCGGAGGTAAGTACAGTGCTTTTGATGCCGGGACGCGTATCCCGATGATCGTGCGTTGGCCGGGGCAGGTAAAGAAGGGGACCTCCGGGGCTTTGTTAAGCCAGGTGGACCTGTTAGCTACGCTGGCGAAGCTGACGGGGCAGTCTTTGGGTCAGGAGGATGCGCCGGATAGTTTTGATATGTTGCCCGCTTTCCTGCATCAATCAGAAAAGGGGCGTAACAGCCTCGTAGCGCACGCCGGGGTACTTTCCATTATCCGAGGTGACTGGAAGTATATTCCTGCCTCTAAAGGGCCCCGGAAGGACAATCACGTGAATATAGAGCTCGGTAATGATCCGGCTCCGCAATTATATGATCTTCGAAAGGACCTTGGGGAGCAGCGGAATGTGGCGGCGACGCATCCTGCGTTGGTGAAGGAGCTGGCTGCGGAGCTGGATCGGATACGGACGAAGGGGAGTGAAAGGCCGTAG
- a CDS encoding RagB/SusD family nutrient uptake outer membrane protein translates to MRQIRNYYIQLLLLLLLGGVACNKELEKSPLDRFDTSTFWTNETNVMLALTGVYRGNIQANGAEFSPTDWWSYNGLLFLEFASDNAFDRRGENSPFHKLSDGTLTATNGILPQYWANSYVRVARSNYFLENVGKAPISDVLKARLSAEVRFIRACQYFYLSQYWGAAPLVTQTLTPEQANTVRKAPKGQVVQFVIDELTAAAAVLPRHKDIPASERGRASKQAALAFLGRILLAEGRYAEAAAAYKMIIDFGDNIIDPNFQTIFLVSNKNSNEHVFSTQYLENLEPNGMLQHFFPAVAGGWHIFCPLGSLVESFEFADGTPFSYTDARYTAVDIGRDRDPRLKYTILYNGQPFKGLAYSTHPDFNTPDQLGAGKQTTQTGYGLKKFVDEGFSGNLVNYGGNVPVIRYAEVLLSYLEAVLESGQPVTQALLDQTINAVRGRATVNMPRITQTNVTLLRDIVRRERRVELACEGIRYWDLLRWKVAGQALNGDFYGAPYPGAVKLRKKGTVTDPYSRWYVTTRAFRVGTDEVWPVPQSETNINPNLK, encoded by the coding sequence ATGCGACAGATACGCAATTACTATATACAACTATTATTGCTGTTATTATTAGGCGGTGTGGCCTGTAACAAGGAGCTGGAGAAGTCGCCGCTGGACCGGTTTGACACCAGTACATTCTGGACGAACGAGACGAATGTGATGCTGGCATTGACGGGGGTGTACCGAGGTAATATACAGGCGAACGGTGCGGAGTTCAGTCCGACGGACTGGTGGTCTTATAACGGGTTGTTATTTTTGGAATTTGCCAGTGACAATGCATTTGACCGGCGGGGGGAGAATTCGCCCTTTCATAAGCTGAGTGACGGTACATTGACGGCTACGAATGGTATTTTGCCGCAGTACTGGGCGAACAGTTATGTACGGGTGGCGCGCAGTAATTATTTCCTGGAGAATGTGGGGAAGGCGCCGATATCTGATGTGCTGAAGGCGCGATTGAGTGCGGAGGTGCGGTTTATCCGGGCATGTCAGTATTTCTATTTATCGCAATATTGGGGGGCGGCGCCTTTGGTGACGCAGACGTTGACGCCGGAGCAGGCGAATACGGTGCGGAAGGCGCCGAAGGGGCAGGTGGTGCAGTTTGTGATCGACGAGCTGACGGCGGCAGCGGCGGTATTGCCCCGTCACAAGGATATACCCGCATCGGAGCGGGGGCGTGCGAGCAAGCAGGCTGCGCTGGCATTTTTAGGCCGTATCCTGCTGGCGGAAGGGCGTTATGCGGAAGCGGCCGCTGCTTACAAGATGATCATTGATTTTGGCGATAATATCATCGACCCTAATTTCCAGACGATATTCCTGGTATCGAACAAGAACAGTAATGAGCATGTGTTCAGTACGCAGTACCTGGAGAATCTGGAGCCGAATGGGATGTTACAGCATTTCTTTCCGGCGGTGGCTGGCGGCTGGCATATTTTCTGCCCGCTGGGCAGCCTGGTGGAGTCATTTGAGTTTGCGGACGGCACGCCATTTTCCTATACGGATGCCCGTTATACGGCTGTTGATATAGGTAGGGACCGTGATCCGCGGTTGAAGTATACGATCTTATATAACGGGCAGCCCTTTAAGGGGCTGGCGTATAGTACGCATCCGGATTTCAATACGCCGGATCAGTTGGGGGCCGGTAAGCAGACGACGCAGACGGGTTATGGACTAAAGAAGTTTGTGGACGAAGGGTTTTCGGGTAACCTGGTGAACTATGGGGGGAATGTGCCGGTGATCCGGTATGCGGAGGTGTTGTTGAGTTATCTGGAGGCGGTGTTGGAGAGTGGGCAGCCGGTGACGCAGGCTTTGCTGGATCAGACGATCAATGCGGTGCGAGGCCGAGCGACGGTGAACATGCCTCGGATCACGCAGACGAATGTGACATTGCTGCGGGATATCGTGCGGCGTGAGCGCCGGGTGGAGCTGGCCTGTGAGGGTATCCGTTACTGGGACCTGTTGCGATGGAAGGTGGCGGGGCAGGCGTTGAACGGGGATTTTTACGGGGCGCCATATCCCGGGGCGGTGAAGTTGCGAAAGAAGGGAACGGTGACGGACCCTTATAGCCGTTGGTATGTGACGACGCGGGCATTCCGGGTGGGTACGGACGAGGTGTGGCCGGTGCCGCAGAGTGAGACGAATATCAATCCTAATTTAAAATAA
- a CDS encoding PhzF family phenazine biosynthesis protein gives MQLDIYQIDAFTDTLFGGNPACVVPLTEWLPDTQMLQIAAENAVAETAFFILQQESALLRWFTPDIEMDLCGHATLATAHVIKQHLGYTNDQISFHTLSGELIVTFENDTYRLDLPARMPSPAPLPDIIRDAISIQPVAVLKARDYVLVYNTETDVRNIRIDRQIFDQINLDPGGVIITAKGERSDFVSRFFTPQSTILEDPVTGSAHCSLIPYWASILNKQEMFALQVSSRLGKLYCTNKGQRVNISGKARTYLKGACWIV, from the coding sequence ATGCAACTGGATATCTATCAGATCGACGCCTTTACCGATACCCTCTTCGGTGGCAACCCCGCATGCGTAGTACCCTTGACCGAATGGCTACCCGACACACAAATGCTACAGATCGCAGCAGAAAATGCCGTAGCCGAAACGGCCTTCTTCATACTACAGCAGGAAAGCGCCCTCCTCCGCTGGTTCACACCCGACATAGAAATGGACCTCTGCGGACATGCCACCCTCGCCACCGCCCACGTCATCAAACAACACCTGGGCTACACCAATGACCAAATATCCTTTCATACCCTCAGCGGTGAACTCATCGTCACCTTCGAAAACGATACCTATCGCCTCGACCTCCCCGCACGTATGCCTTCCCCCGCACCACTGCCAGATATCATCCGCGATGCCATCAGCATACAACCAGTCGCCGTCCTCAAAGCCCGCGACTACGTCCTCGTATACAACACAGAAACCGATGTCAGGAACATCCGCATCGACAGACAAATATTCGATCAGATCAACCTCGACCCCGGCGGCGTCATCATCACCGCCAAAGGCGAACGGTCCGACTTCGTATCCCGCTTCTTCACACCACAATCCACCATACTAGAAGATCCCGTAACCGGCTCCGCCCACTGCTCCCTGATCCCCTACTGGGCCTCCATACTCAATAAACAGGAAATGTTCGCCTTGCAGGTGTCCAGCCGCCTGGGCAAATTGTATTGTACAAACAAGGGCCAAAGGGTCAACATCAGCGGCAAAGCTCGCACCTACCTCAAAGGCGCCTGCTGGATAGTATAA
- a CDS encoding sensor histidine kinase — MNNPLPHCLLIVLIILHALTGAGQAREQHNQPILQLKDRNDEHLADYYTYWLQSYHDTINPFTADSAFIQGAFRKWTPHRTLNLGYVEKRIWLRVSARNSCTLPTAFLWSIYNFVDTVSLFKKDTAGIKALGQSSSHLVAANRLFPSRALSMPFVLQPQENAILYLCISHPSGNIYFPTDITTTEDFLKWEQLFLFDQHWSWLLGFYLFSFCFSLILYCFLRDRIYLWYSLYVLANTCFLLMEDGIDALILPQWLYDAAWYIGQYNFMLLSCAAGIMIMQLFIGQQKQMPRWNRIGILFTIACILFIAIQSLVIYLTYRHHQYATIHTLKKTADLIIALSLLFILLSLAKGILQGRRLCWYYAITFFFFAAGCTLFMLNHLGITNFNLVKPNALAWGLFFELLSLSILLTGRFRYTLQQVGKMQVQELQNKASLSARLILAQDDERKRLAAELHDGLGAKIMYIRLLLQRKQLRTLIEQSPLLKDYSQEIAQHLQSVQHDIRNLSHELMPADFAQKGLVTSLEDWISNINRSATIVLRSYLEARLDILPQDIQLVIFRIMTELTHNILRHANASEAMIQGLIDDQRIQLIAEDNGKGYNTNPSTTPTGIGMKNTRSRVEYLAGEIFIDSTPAGTTIIINIPNNYAAS, encoded by the coding sequence ATGAATAATCCCCTGCCTCACTGCCTGCTGATCGTGCTGATCATCCTCCACGCCCTCACCGGTGCAGGACAGGCCCGGGAGCAGCACAACCAACCCATCCTGCAACTCAAAGATCGCAATGACGAACACCTCGCCGACTATTATACCTACTGGCTCCAGTCATACCACGATACCATCAACCCCTTCACCGCTGACAGCGCCTTCATACAGGGCGCCTTCCGCAAATGGACACCCCATCGTACCCTCAACTTGGGATATGTAGAAAAACGTATATGGCTCAGGGTAAGTGCCAGAAACTCCTGTACACTACCCACAGCCTTCCTCTGGAGTATATACAACTTCGTCGATACCGTATCCCTCTTTAAAAAAGATACCGCCGGCATAAAAGCACTGGGACAAAGCTCCTCGCACCTCGTCGCCGCCAACCGCCTGTTCCCCTCCAGGGCCTTAAGTATGCCTTTCGTACTACAACCGCAGGAAAATGCCATACTATACCTGTGCATATCCCATCCCTCCGGAAATATTTACTTCCCCACCGATATCACCACCACAGAAGACTTCCTCAAATGGGAACAACTTTTCCTATTCGACCAGCATTGGTCATGGCTGCTGGGCTTTTATCTCTTTAGCTTCTGCTTCAGCCTCATCCTCTATTGTTTCCTGCGCGACAGGATATACCTCTGGTACAGCCTCTACGTACTCGCCAACACCTGCTTCCTACTCATGGAAGATGGCATCGATGCCCTCATATTACCCCAGTGGCTATACGATGCCGCCTGGTACATCGGGCAGTATAATTTTATGTTGCTAAGCTGCGCCGCAGGTATCATGATCATGCAGCTGTTCATAGGCCAGCAGAAACAGATGCCCCGCTGGAACCGTATCGGCATTCTCTTTACAATAGCATGCATACTTTTTATAGCCATACAGTCTCTCGTCATATATCTTACCTATCGGCATCATCAGTATGCTACCATACATACACTGAAGAAAACAGCCGACCTCATCATCGCACTCTCGTTATTATTTATATTGCTCTCCCTCGCCAAAGGTATCTTACAAGGCCGCCGGCTTTGCTGGTACTATGCCATCACCTTTTTTTTCTTCGCCGCCGGCTGCACCTTGTTTATGCTCAACCACCTAGGCATCACCAACTTTAACCTGGTCAAACCCAACGCACTGGCCTGGGGCCTGTTCTTCGAACTCCTCTCCCTATCCATACTCCTCACCGGCCGGTTCAGATACACCTTGCAGCAGGTAGGCAAAATGCAGGTACAGGAACTGCAAAACAAAGCCTCCCTCTCCGCTCGCCTCATCCTCGCTCAAGACGATGAACGCAAACGCCTCGCAGCAGAACTACACGATGGCCTTGGCGCCAAGATCATGTACATACGGCTCCTCCTGCAACGAAAACAACTGCGCACCCTCATCGAACAATCACCCCTACTCAAGGACTACAGCCAGGAAATAGCACAACACCTCCAATCCGTACAACACGATATCCGCAACCTCAGCCACGAACTCATGCCGGCCGACTTCGCACAGAAAGGACTGGTCACATCCCTCGAAGACTGGATATCCAACATCAACCGCTCCGCCACCATCGTGCTCAGAAGCTATCTCGAAGCCCGGCTGGACATCCTGCCACAGGATATCCAACTCGTCATCTTCCGCATCATGACAGAACTGACGCACAACATCCTCCGCCATGCCAATGCATCAGAAGCCATGATACAGGGCCTCATAGATGATCAACGGATACAACTGATCGCCGAAGACAATGGGAAAGGATACAACACCAACCCATCCACCACCCCCACCGGCATCGGCATGAAAAATACCCGCTCCAGGGTCGAATACCTCGCCGGCGAAATATTCATCGACAGCACACCGGCAGGAACCACCATCATCATTAACATCCCCAACAATTATGCAGCCTCCTGA